The bacterium genomic sequence ATGTAGAACCCTTTATGAACTCTATATGGTGTAATCTTTTTTATGAATCCCCTTTCGTAGATCGGAGAGCTGTATTTCGCTTTGAAAATTTTAATCCAATTAACATCTTTATCCTCAACTCCAAAACGTTTTAAATCTTTTAAAAATAGCTTCTGAATTTCTAAATCGTTCTGGTTGAAGAGCCAGCCATCAGGAGTTGAATAACTTGCCAAATAAACGAGATTTTCTCCGTAGTCTTCGATTGGCATGAAGTTCGTGTGCTCTATTATTGCGCCAAAGGTTGCTTTATCTACGTTGATCCAGTAAATATCTGAAATGCTCTTTTTTAA encodes the following:
- a CDS encoding amine oxidase, with translation VEIVYEGGKIKLDGKWNVNGEDFDAVVFTAPLPELGEFAKNFRLPEISYQSSVCALLSLKKSISDIYWINVDKATFGAIIEHTNFMPIEDYGENLVYLASYSTPDGWLFNQNDLEIQKLFLKDLKRFGVEDKDVNWIKIFKAKYSSPIYERGFIKKITPYRVHKGFY